Sequence from the Fragaria vesca subsp. vesca linkage group LG4, FraVesHawaii_1.0, whole genome shotgun sequence genome:
ATTACAGAAAGTAGGATTACCATCAGAAATTTAGCAGTGGTTTTTGATACATTTTTCTTCATATAATTCTTTGGTCTGATATCTACTTATATCAAGTGTCCAGATTTCTGCCAGCAGCTATAGATTATGTAACTATCTGGGACTAATAGTCTCACAAGCACAAATATACAAAAATGGGTACATAACATTTTCTAGCTCTGAATACTATTGGGGAAAATTAAAGGTAACTGAACCTCTGAGCTGTTTCTCATCTTGTGCAAATTATTAATATGCCCCATCTCTAGATAAGATTGATAACATAAGCAATCTGTGCTACTCATCCAGATTCCAGATATACAGATTGTGACTCATTATGACCAACAGCTAAGCAGTAGTATCTAAGCATGGACCATGCCTGAGATAGATATTCCTTCTTATGTGTCTTCATTCTTCTCTAGCTTCTTCTGAAGTTGACATGACTTCTCAGTAGATGATGATAACCTTTTGACATAAGAAATTCGATCACCAAAGTGTTTGTTCTTAGGACCCTCCTGCATATACCATAATCACAGTAAATAACCACACCAGTAACTTCAGAAATGTAGCGACTAGAATGATGGTGGTGTTGAAGGTATACATTGTATTTTGCTTCTTGCATGCTCATGTATGATAGGAACACAATTAGGATACAGTAACATACCTTTTTCTGAAGTGCTTTTCAATAACTTTTGTCCCTGATAAGAATCAGTCGTTGGTGTAGCCTTGAGCTTAAGACTCTGTCTTAGCATTTTTATCTCTGCCTCCTTTTGCTCCTGTGTCAAGAATACAGTGCTGAGAATGATATTCAAACAATTTTGGAATTCTACTTCCTTATTTTTCCTGTAACTTGATTGTGGATCATACCTTTGACTTTGGTTGGGAATGTGTTCTCTCTGCATCTCTGGCATTGGGTTTTGCCAATTTATTTGTTAACTGAAACATATTGGTAAATGACATTATAAATATATGGCTAACAGATTAGAACATGTTGAAGGTGTCAAAGGCATCGATAGGTACCTCCTTTTTCTCTGCTCTTTCTTCACTTCTCAAGCCAAAAGATGGAGCAGCCTTAGCATTTCTTTTATCATGATAACTCGTTTTGAGTGACCTATGACAACAACTAGTAGTTAATATAATCTATTAATGAAAGGAGAAAACAATGCAATATAAAGTAATTGAGACCTAAATATAATATATGCACAGATGTAATAATATTGAACTGGTAATTCCATTTATCATCAGAAAGATGTGAAATATAAGGCATTAGTGCATTACCCTCCATTGTCTTTGGGCAGAGACACAGAAGTGGAAACCTTTGGTTCTTTCGCCTTAGTAGAGGGCTGTTAATTTGATAGCATCTGATATTAGATAACGCCAATACCAACTTTTGTTTAAATAATTGAAAATTATACAGCGCACCCGGGTGCGGGGCGTCCATCTCCGCCGTCCATTTTGAAAAAGTCAAAAGTCCGCTTCAAATGGACGGCGGAGATAGACGGGTGCGCGGCGCACCCGGGTGCGCTGAATACGCTCTCTTAAATAATATTAGCAGCAAAAAACAGGGAACTGATATTAAATTGACATACCTGCTTTGGTGTTGAAGGTTTCTCTTCATTAGAGGATTTCAATTGGTTGACACTGTTTTGAAATGTCTTAAATGCTCGTTTGACAATGTCCTTGTCACCCATTTGCTCCATAATCAAAGATTTTCTAGCTGTAACCACAGTTTCTGTAGCTGAATCAGACTTTTTAGGATCCAAACTGAGTGACATGTGCAGAGATTTAGGAGGAACTTTCTTGGTTCTTTGAATAGACGGATTTGAGCTCCTACTTAAAGATGAACCATTGGCATTCGTAACTGAGAGCCGTGGTGCAGATTTTGCTCCGGTAGAAGCTGACATTGGCTTTGACACTCTAGGGGTGGTATTCTGCAGTATCTTTGACACTCTAGGGGTAGTATTCTGCGGTATCTTTGACACTCTAGGGGTGGAATTCTGTGGTGTTTTTGACACTCTAGAGGTAGAATTCTGTGGTAACTTTGACACTCTAGGGGTGGAATTCTGTGGTAACTTTGACACTCTAGGGGTTGGATTCTGAGGTGTTTTAGTCATTGGTGAAACTGATTTCTTCTTGGCCTTTGCCACAGTCATCCTCTCCTTGCTCACTGGAGTTACCTATACGATGGAAAATTGCAAAAGATACAGAACATCAGACTAAATTGTACTTATTAGCAACTAAGATTATCCAAACGTATTCAAGATTAATGTACTTCACCTTCTGAGGTCGCTTCTGAAGATCCAATCTCGCCTTTTCCTCTTTAACTTCTGGAGCATCGCCTGCATCATTGTCCAAAGTCTTTGTAAGTTCCTGTATTGTTTCTTGAGTGTCAGCAGTGATAGTTTCCACTTCTTTTACCAAAACAAGCTCCTCTGGTCTGTTCAAGTTTGGAGTCTTGGGACTAACTACTCCGCTATCAGTTTCCTCTCTCTCTCTTTCCTCAATCGATGATGTTTGACACTCTATAGTGTAAACATCCTCATCATCCTCCTTGAGATCTTCCACAGGAGTACAGCTTATCCCATTTTCTAAATTGGGCTCCTGACTATTTCCTTGAGCATTAGTTTGACTGGTAGCTATATCAATATCAATTCCATTATCCGTGCCACAACAGATCTGATCACCATTATTTTGATCATCTGACTTTAAGGGCTCATCATCATGCATTTGCTTCTCTTGTTCCAGAAGTTCCTCGGCCTTTCGAGCAGCTATCCTCTTGTAATGAGCTTCAAAATAAGCCTTTTTCTGTGCTACTGAACCAGGAGTAGCACACTTCTCAACTTCTTCCAAGTACTTATTTGGCGAAAATGCCGACCATTTCTCCCAAGATAGTGAATCATTCTCAAACCTACCAAACGAAACCGACACTTCCAGAGAAGGGTTTGACGAATCTGTACTAGCTACCTCTCCCATCTGTATAATTCACACATAAACCAAAATCCAAGACATATTCTGAATCAAGAACACAGTACAGTAACCCAAATCTAGCAATTACTTACTGAAACAATCAAAACCCAGAAAGCATAATCCTCAAAAGACAATAATAATTGCAAGAGAATTAACAAAATCTAAGGATAAAAGTGTGTACCTTATCAGCATCTTTTGGAGAACCCACTATAGATTCACCCATTATTGCTCCAAGACTTGAACTTCCAGAGCAGAACCAGTGCCTTCCTTGTCTAGTGTGGGCATATCACTCACAGTCTCACACAAATCTATTGGATCACGCACTGAAAGAAAAAAAGAAAAATCACAATGAGGACAAAAAGGAAAAGTCTTTAAAAATTGCCAAGAATAATAGAATAGAAGATACATGTGCATGTGTACTCTCCTGCTTATTTTGTATACTCTACCATTATCACTTTACCTTTTCACTGTTCTCTGGTTCTTCTGGAAACTACTTAACCCATCATCAAAGCAAGACGATCATCATGATGAAATTAAAAAGCTAGGCTTAAAGGCTTAAAGTTGCAGAAGACCCACATAATCTGATCTCTTATGATTTAGCTTTTTAGAACTACTTGATGAATTCATGATTGTAAAAACTGAAAAAGATGCATTATAGAAATGAAGAATTAAAGGGAAAGCAGAGATTAGATAGCTTTATCATAATGGTTTAAGACATTTAATAAACAAAGATATACCTACCAATAAGATTAGCATTTTTGAAAGGACCAAGCTTTTAATACATGGTGCCTGTGGATTTCTAGTTCAGTGTCTCACAGAAAGACCTTAAGTTGAAGGCAATGATCAGATTAGGCATGAAAGGAGAAGAAGCTAAGGAATGGTCCAGTTGAGAGAGGAACAGTAGAATGGAAAGACATGATAGTGAAAGATACATGTGACAGGTCCTAAGCTCCCATAATTATATGTATCTACTTGGGCTGCCTGTGGTCCCTAAGATTGAATTGGTTCAACCAAACTATCCAGAACTCCAGAAGACATTGCACAATAAAAGCAAGAGCAACGGTGACGTTTAACAACCAACTGGTGAAGTGAACACATATACCGAGCCCAAGAAGCCCGTTAATAAGAAGATCTCAAGTGTACTTGGATTTCGACTTCCATGACCATCGTCATGTAACTCATGTTGTTTCAATTGTCCAACACCTTTTGTGGACTCTAGGTTAGCACCGTAACCCGACTTTCAGTTCATCCTGCATAACTAGTTTTGCTTACTAAAAATGATCCACTAGAGCTCTCCATTCCATGATGTGTTCTTAATAGCTTGTCTTACCTATCTAATAGTGTGATGGATTGGTCCGATCATGTGACACAAGTCATTCTCTACAAGTAGTGCATCTTAGGTGATCTTTGGCAAATGATATTGTACATGTGTCTAAATACAATGGTGAAATTTTTTGACATGAACATAACATCGACATTTTGCATCTTTACTTCAACATTACTATAGCAGCCTATTTGATCTACTTGACTAGGCTTAGCTGACTTCGTTTCCTTCCTTTTCATCTTGCCTTGTGTTTTCCTCCTCTAATACTCTCTAAGCTACTCAATCACAACGCAACCCCAACTTAACATCAGGTTGGACTAAACATCACAGTCCCACATTAGCTATATATATTACTTCAGTTTTGCTTACGGCAAAACTTAACCCAACCTTCTCTGTGTATGCAAAAGGCATAATGAGAAAGAACTCTTCATTTTTCCATCTATTCCTCAGCTTGGCTCTTCTACTGGGCCAAGCCAAACCCGACCCGGATCCACTTCAAGACTACTGCATAGCAGATACCATAACCCCTGGCTCATTTTACTTCAATGGTGCACCCTGCATTAATCCAAAGCATGCACTCCCCTCCCATTTCACCACATCAGTTCTATCCAAGCCAGGAAACACAAAGGCCAACCCTTTCGGCTTCAACGTAACTCTAACCAACACGCTCAACTTACCAGGCCTCAACACCTTGGGCTTGACCATGGCCCGAGTTGACATAGCAGCCAATGGGCTTGTCCCTCCACACTTACACCCACGGGCCTCGGAGGTAACCACCTGCCTCAAGGGCCTGCTTCTTGTGGGCTTTGTGGACACATCTAACCGTGTTTTCACCCAACAATTAAGGCCTGGTGAGTCATTTGTCTTCCCAAAGTCTCTCATTCATTTTCTGTACAACTATGATTCAAGGGCTCCGGCAGTGGCATTGTCCGGTTTGAGTAGCCAGAACCCTGGTGCACAGATTGTGTCACTTGCCACATTCACTTCAAACCCTCCAATTGACAATGAGATACTGATGAAAGGTTTTCAAATTACGGATCGAGACGTTGCCAGAATCCGAAAGAACCTAGGAGGTTAATCGTGTTTCTGACTGATGACTGACTAATCAAGCACGACTTGTATATTTTATGCTCCAGAATATAGATGCCAACGGTCATATTGCTCTGTTTGTACTTGTCTATATGCAAGCCCTAGTCAACCACTATGTTCGATGTATACAAGAATTATAAATGTTCTTCCTTATTTTTGGTCTCAAGTTGTTTTCAGGAAGTGTGAAGCATGTGTACAGCTGCGCAACAAATCAGTGTACTAACCGTAAGACTAGTAACACTAATAAAATCGGAAATTCTATAGTGTCTCAGAGTACTGAAACTCTAAATAAGCGAAATGTTAGGTAAGTCCAGTTACAATGGTTCAAAGCATGTTTAGCAGACAGAAAAATAAGGGTGTTGGTTACTTTGTGTCCAAATTGTCCGGATTAAGTAGTTAATTTTTTAAAAGAAACTTTTTATACCTAATAATGATTAGAAAAAGAGCTTTTTCTGTAGTGCAACTAGCTTCCTCCAGCAAAGCCATTCCTTTAAGCAACCTCGTTATAAAAGTCCAATCATGTAAAGCTAGGGAAATTGGGTAGAAGAAAGCAAGCAATAACCTAATACGAAACAGTCCAATTATCAGAATAGAACCTTCAACTAACGATGAGCTAGCAAAATTGAATACATAGCATCATGACACTTAGAAATGGCTAGAAATTTTTTGCCAAGTCTCTCCATCCCTCTCATTATTAATATATCCTTTTGTTGACGAACATCTACAAGCACAAACAGAAATAGGAGCTTGCGCAACAGTTGAAGAACATCACATCCACCCAATAAACTACAAGTCCAAGTCGGAAAAAATATACTCCTGAGCGCTATAGAACATTCGCAATTAGTGTCGATGAAGATAACAAAGATGGGGAGGGGGCGTGTCAAGCTGTGATGCACACAAGTAAGCCTCGTGAACACTTTGAGCTGTAACATTGATACAGCACATCATTGAAATACAGTTCATCTCTCACTATCTTAGGTCACTTTCAGACATTTCAAGCACAATAAAAATATAGAACACGAAATTGAGTGAAGGAAGCAAAGAAGAGTATGATATTCTCATCCTGAGAGAAACCCCCAGATTTTACATATTCAAATCCAATTCAAAACAAAATGGTCCGAAAACCCTGAATTGAATTCAATATCCCCTTACAGCACAAAAGAAAATTCAGTAGAAAAACAAAAAAAACCCAATCAATAATCTGTACATGGATCTCTATCAAAAGAATCACTGAACAAATGTATCAAAGAAAAAAGAATCATAACAACAACAAAGTAACAACTATGATCATCATCATCATGACAGATAGCTCGAAAACCCGATCAATGTAGAAGCAGAGATGGACGAGAAAGATTGATGATACTTGGCAATGTTGTGGTGCTTGTAAAGATCATAAGGCTCCCAAACATGATCCAAAGGGCAAGCATTCTTCGACTCGAGTCGAACCCACGGCTTCCCTTTTCCGCTCCAATGAAGCAAAGAAACCGGCCCAGGATGCAGAGACCTGCAGCTCCCTCTCACATTGTCGCCGCCGAGCCCGTGCTGGTTCCACCGGTGATCTATACCCTCCACATTTCCGGCGAAGACTAGTAGAAACGGCGGCAGAGAACCCAGATCGTAGATCCTTCGCTTTCTCTGAAGCTCCATCCAGTTCTCGATCTTCTTCCGGAAGTTCCCCTCCCGCCAGCGGCGGAGGTCCATCACCATTACGCCGGTGTTGAAGTAGCAGGGCTTCCGGGTCGAGAAGACCCGGGAGAGAACCGGGTCGGACCAGAACCCGTCGGTGAAGTACTTTGTGAAGTTGGCGTGGCAATACTCCGGGGCCCCGATGACCCGCGACCCGGTTAGGGAGATGTTCCAGAGCTTGTGAATGTCGTCGACGACCAAGACGTCGGAGTCCAGGTAGATGACCCGATCCACGCACCGGCCCAATATGTCGCCCAGGTAGTTCCGGGCGTAGTTGAGCGGGTTCTCCAAGGCGACCCGGATGGAGGTCGAGATTAAGTTGATGACGGTGTCCTCCCGGAAGATGTAGACCTTGAAATTAAGGGAAGGGAAAGTGGATCGGACGAGCCGGGTCAGGACCCGGGGGCTGGCCGGGTCGAACTCCGCCGCGACGAAGTGGAAGAACACGTTTTCGGGGCAAGACGCGTGCTTGAGGACAGAATGGACGGCCGCGACGGAGCCACGTAGATACTCCGAGTCCAGCGTCATCGCGATGTGAACCAACGACGGGTCGCACGACGAGGCCATCTCGCGGTTAAACGACGTGGCGCATTCCGCCCCGTTGCGGTAGTCCGGCGCCTCCGAGAATCTCGACCATGACGCGGCGATGACGTCGTCTTTCCCGGAAGAACCGGCGGCAGAGTCGACGATGGCGCGGGTGGGGAAGGAGCGAATCCCAATGCAGAAGGGAGGGAAGAGGACGGAGAGGCTGAAGAGGAACGAAACGGCGGCGTATAGCCGGAAGGAAAGCATTGCTTTGATTTTTTCCCCTCTCTATGGTTTGAGAGAGGAAAAATCTCAAAATCAAAATCAAAATCCCAAATCGGGTTTATGGGTTTTTTTTGGACCGACCCGGGTTTGGGGTTTGGGAGAGGGAGTGAGAGAGAGGAGGGAGCACCAATGGTGGGTGGTGGTGACTCTGGAAGAGAGAGTGAGAGGGTAGAGATAGTTATTATAGGGAGGAGGAAAAA
This genomic interval carries:
- the LOC101298117 gene encoding uncharacterized protein LOC101298117 → MGESIVGSPKDADKMGEVASTDSSNPSLEVSVSFGRFENDSLSWEKWSAFSPNKYLEEVEKCATPGSVAQKKAYFEAHYKRIAARKAEELLEQEKQMHDDEPLKSDDQNNGDQICCGTDNGIDIDIATSQTNAQGNSQEPNLENGISCTPVEDLKEDDEDVYTIECQTSSIEEREREETDSGVVSPKTPNLNRPEELVLVKEVETITADTQETIQELTKTLDNDAGDAPEVKEEKARLDLQKRPQKVTPVSKERMTVAKAKKKSVSPMTKTPQNPTPRVSKLPQNSTPRVSKLPQNSTSRVSKTPQNSTPRVSKIPQNTTPRVSKILQNTTPRVSKPMSASTGAKSAPRLSVTNANGSSLSRSSNPSIQRTKKVPPKSLHMSLSLDPKKSDSATETVVTARKSLIMEQMGDKDIVKRAFKTFQNSVNQLKSSNEEKPSTPKQPSTKAKEPKVSTSVSLPKDNGGSLKTSYHDKRNAKAAPSFGLRSEERAEKKELTNKLAKPNARDAERTHSQPKSKEQKEAEIKMLRQSLKLKATPTTDSYQGQKLLKSTSEKGGS
- the LOC101309540 gene encoding germin-like protein subfamily 1 member 1-like, coding for MRKNSSFFHLFLSLALLLGQAKPDPDPLQDYCIADTITPGSFYFNGAPCINPKHALPSHFTTSVLSKPGNTKANPFGFNVTLTNTLNLPGLNTLGLTMARVDIAANGLVPPHLHPRASEVTTCLKGLLLVGFVDTSNRVFTQQLRPGESFVFPKSLIHFLYNYDSRAPAVALSGLSSQNPGAQIVSLATFTSNPPIDNEILMKGFQITDRDVARIRKNLGG
- the LOC101298412 gene encoding probable galacturonosyltransferase-like 9-like — translated: MLSFRLYAAVSFLFSLSVLFPPFCIGIRSFPTRAIVDSAAGSSGKDDVIAASWSRFSEAPDYRNGAECATSFNREMASSCDPSLVHIAMTLDSEYLRGSVAAVHSVLKHASCPENVFFHFVAAEFDPASPRVLTRLVRSTFPSLNFKVYIFREDTVINLISTSIRVALENPLNYARNYLGDILGRCVDRVIYLDSDVLVVDDIHKLWNISLTGSRVIGAPEYCHANFTKYFTDGFWSDPVLSRVFSTRKPCYFNTGVMVMDLRRWREGNFRKKIENWMELQRKRRIYDLGSLPPFLLVFAGNVEGIDHRWNQHGLGGDNVRGSCRSLHPGPVSLLHWSGKGKPWVRLESKNACPLDHVWEPYDLYKHHNIAKYHQSFSSISASTLIGFSSYLS